The Spirochaetota bacterium region AGATGGTTTTATGGATGTACCAGACCATTTTCATGGTGCTGTTATGTATTCAAGAAAATTTAAATTTTTCAATCCAAGTCATGAAGCAATTTTAAGAGCTATCTTACGGGATATTAAGGGTTATTCACTATCTGATATGTCATGGGGCATGATTACAGGGACAATAATTGATAAAAATACCAATACCCCACAGGTGTACGACCCTTCAGAACAGGTGTTTCCTGTATCCAAACGTATGAAAGATTATTTTGATTCTAAAAAATACAAAGAGAAATTTAAAAAAATTTATGAATCTAAAAAATATTATTTTGATTATGAAAAAATGTGTCGGATAAGGGAAAAGATGTTACAAGAAGTTAAACCAGATGAGCTATAAATGTTGTATTTTAAGGGATTCTCTTTGAGTTGGAAACCCTGTACCACCTCCGTACGTTGCAACAATAAGTGAAGGTAATGTAATAAAATAACGCGTGCTGGCATCGCTACTTTAGTAAAGATGCCAGCACGCGTATAATCCGGATAATAATAAAGATCATTTACACCATGGTAATAGGTGTAAAAATTATCACTTAATCTTTTGCATCTCCTCTTCTCTAAGGACTTTTCGCAATATTTTCCCTACATTACTCTTGGGTAATTCAGTTCTGAATTCAACTATAGTAGGTAATTTATATTTAGCCAGCTTTGTAGCACAGTAATCGATTATTTCCTTTTCAGTGGCTGTTTCACCTTCTTTAAGTACTACAAATGCTTTGATCTGTTCTCCCCGTGTGGGGTGGGGAATCCCTATACAACACGCTTCCAGCACCTTTGGATGTGTATATAGAACTTCATCAATCTCACGAGGATAGACATTATATCCACCTGATATTACCATATCTTTTTTTCTGTCTACAATGAAGAAGTAACCATCCTCGTCCATGATTGCGATATCACCAGTGTAAAGCCAACCATTTCTAATTGTTTTAGCTGTTTCATCGGGTCTATTCCAATATCCTTTCATAATCTGAGGGCCTTTGATAATCATTTCTCCTGGCTGGCCCACAGGCATATCTTTTTCTCCCGTTTCAAGATCAACTATTCTTACTTCTGTGCTAGGATAAGGAATACCAATGCTTCCAGATTTTTGTACAGTTCCATAAGGATTTGAGTGAGTAACAGGTGATGCTTCTGTTAATCCGTAACCTTCATTGATATGTACACCAGCTTTTTCTTCATATGCTTTTATAACTTCCAGTGGAAGTGGTGCGCTACCACTCATAAGACGTTTAATACATGTAAGATCCAATTTTTCAAAATCAGGGTGATTAAGCATTCCTATATACATTGTTGGGACAAGGCATGCAATTTGGGGACGGTATTTTTGGATTATATCCATCAAAGCTTCAGGTGTAGGTCTGCCAGTAAGAATTGTCTTAAATCCATCATAAATATTTAAATTCATAACAGTTGATAAACCATATACATGGAAAAATGGTAATGCCCCAACCATTGTCATCTCGTCACCTCTATGAATGGTTGTATCCCATGCATCTATTTGTTGTAATTGTTTTGTCAGATTACTATGAGTTAACATGGCACCTTTTGAAACCCCTGTTGTGCCGCCTGTATATTGTAATTGGGCAATATCATCAGTAGTAACTATTACTTTTGGAGGATTGGGGGGATAGTTACTCATAATATCTTTCCATTTGAATACATTGTCTGCTTGTTTTGGTTCAGCGGATAAAACGGTGTTAGGGTCTACTGATGAAGGAAGATAATCTCGCAGAGATACACAAACAATCTGTTTCACATGAGTCTTTGGCCTTAAATCAATGATTGTATTCCCAAAAAGATCTAGCGTTACAACAACTTTAGCACCGGAATCGTTAAATTGATATTCTAATTCAGCAGGGGAATATAAAGGATTATGCATAACTACTATGCCGCCAATTTTAATGATCGCATAGTAAGCTGCTACGCAATGAAGTATATTTGGCAAATGTATCGCAACACGGTCGCCTTTATTTATTCCAAAATCTGCCAGGCATGTTGCAAATCTATTCACTGCATCCCCAAGTTCACTATAGGTCATTTCATAACCCTGGGAAACAAAAGCTACCCTATTAGGATATTTTGTGATAGCTTCTTCAAAATAATCATTGAGAGTGCAATCAATAAAATCAATTGTGGCAGGTACTCCTTTATCGTAAAATTTTAGCCATGGTTTGTCTTTATATGAGATAGATTTTTTACTCATACACTTTCCTCCTTATACATTTTAGAATTTATTTTAGTTTAATAAGTAAGAAAAATTAAATGTATTGAAGTTGGGAGGGCATGGAATTTTTAAGTAAATGTATGCCCTCCTGTTTAAATAGGATTTTAAATTACATAAAACAATTCATTAAATAACTCATTTGGGAGATGCTAACTTCATTAGTAGCTTTACGATTCCAAGAATACCAACGATAAAGATTCCTCCTCCAATTAATAATATGGCAGTTAAGACAAATGGGTTTTGGGGGTTTGGTGTTTGCATATATGTAGCAGTAAAAAGCAATGCCATAAAAGCATAATTATTAAACAAAATTGGAATAATTTCCCCCAGGGCTACTATACAGTACACAAACAATAATACAAAAATTAGGAAAGCTACAAACTGATCTAAGCCGGCAGTAACAAGGGATGTGACCACTATTTTAGCAACTATTATCATCAATATCCCAAATGCGCCCCCTACAAGCATATTTGGTGCCATCTTTTTATCCATATGAGCCATGAAGAAAAAGATCATAATTAAAAATGCTGGCCAGGCAGGTACATGGAGAATGTGGAACACAATTTCGCCAATTGCGATGAGAATTATTAGAAAAACCCCAAACATTAGCCTATTTTTGTCTAATTTAGCCATAGAAAACCTCCATAATAAAATTTTAAGATTAGTATTATTGAAAAGACATTATTTGATTTACGGAAAAAAGTCAAGAAAAAAATTAATGAATGACCATAAATATCAAAAAATAAAAAAAATAAATTACACAAAAATAATTATATTCATATTATTAAATATTGTATATAAATATTAAAACAAAAGTATAATTATAATGAAGTGTCTTTTAGATTAATTTTGTTAGTAAAGAAATTAACTTATTAGTATGCCCTGTGTGTTTGCAGTTCAATTATTTTATTAATTTCATTTATATTTTTTATAAGTGATTCTTCATGATTTGTCAGCAAAATAATAAGTGTTTGATTAAGATTGTAAATACGTGATATAGATGAATGTATTTCCCTTAAAAGGTCAGAGATCAATGTGCAGGCGGGATTATTGATTTTTAGAATCATGTCTTCAAATTGTGTGTATTCAATACCAATTTTTGACGTGATTTCAGTAATACAACTGGCAATAGAGTAATTACATAAAGAGATGTCTTCAATAATTGCATTATTGACTGATATGATAGTAACTATCGCTTCTTCATTTCCGTTTATTAAATTTAGCTGTATAGTTTGAAGGTTTACCTCAAACTTTTTTAAAAGCATTTGCTTGGTTGAAAGTAAATTATACAACGTATGAAGAAGTGTTACTATATCATCCCTCAATTGAAAATGAACCTTTGGATGCTGTTGCAACTCTATCCGAAGGAGTTTCTTTAGTAGATATTTTATCCCATGCATCCCTTAACTCTTTTAATAGTTTTACAGTATTTTTTAATATTTCAGGGTTTTTCTGTATATTTGCTTCTAACAGCTGCTTTTTGAAGAAAATATATAAATTGAAAAGGTTTCGTGCTACATCGCCACCTTCATTCATATTCAATGCTAAAATCAATTCATTGATAATATCCTGGGCTTTAATGATGTTATTATTGGCAATGTCATATGTTTTAGGGTGCATGTTTTCTATTGCAATATTGCAAAATTTAATGGCACCATCATATAACATTACTATTAATTTACCCTGGTTGGCGGTATTTATCTCTGTGTGTTTATATTGGTCGTAAGGATTTCTATTTGGTAAAGCCATGTAATCCCCCCTCGATTATAAACGCATTGGCATTAAAATTATCGGATAAAAATATACAAATCTTTATTGAATAATGCAATATAAACCTAAAAATTTAACTTAAAATCTGCTTAATTCTATGTAAAATCTCCTCGTATTTTTCCTTGGTTTTCTGGATAATTTCGTCGGGGAGAGGGGGGGGAGGTGAATTTTTATCCCATGTGGTTGTTTCCAGATAATCACGTATAAATTGTTTGTCTAGGCTTACAGGAGAAATACCTGGTTTATATAACGCAGCATCCCAGAACCTGGAACTGTCAGGTGTTAATACCTCATCTATAAGAATTATCTCTTTATCCGAAAATCCAAATTCAAATTTTGTATCAGCTAATATTATTCCAACTTTTTTTAATTTTTCACGTGCAAAATCATATAAATCTAAAGTGACCTGAGCTAGCTTTTCAGCGATATCAGTACTCAGTGACTTTTTCATTTCTTCGATAGTGATATTTTCGTCATGACCGGAATCGGCCTTTGTAGCAGGAGTAAATATAGGGTAGGGTAATTCATCAGCTAGTTGCAATCCTTTAGGCAATTCTATACCACACACTTTTCCTGTCTTCTGGTAATCTTTCCAACCACTTCCAATAATGTACCCACGTGCAACACATTCAAAATCAATTCGCTTTGCTTTTTTGACCAGCACAGCCCTGTCTTTAAAAAATTCAGGGTAATCGCAAAACGGCTTTGGGAAATTTTTATAATCTGTTTCAACGATATGATTATTAATAAGGCGTATATTTTTAAACCATAGATTTGATATTGTATTTAAAATAATGCCTTTACCGGGGATACCATTAGGGAATACCCAATCAAATGCAGAAATTCTATCTGTTGAAACAATAATGAGATGTTCATCATCAACTTTATATACATCTCGTACTTTACCTGAAAATAGTTTTTTTGCTCCTGGAACTTTTGTTGTGGTTACAGCTTCCATAATTTTTCCTTTCTAAATTTATATTTGGCGATAGCTCATTATAATGACTATCAGCTTGATAATTTTTTGATAAGTATATCGTTAACAATCTGCGGATTTGCTTTGCCCTTTGATTCCTTCATAACCTGGCCAATGAGAAATTTCAGTGCCTTATCCTTTCCATTTCTATAATCTTCAACCGATTTTGGATTATTTTTAATGACTTCATCTATAATAGATTCTATAGCTTTGGTATCAGTTACCTGACGCAATCCCTTTTCATTAATAATTGTATCAGGATTTTTACCAGTTTCAAGCATTTCTTCAAAAACGGCTTTAGCAATTTTGCCACTAATAGTTGCATCATCAATTCGCTTCAACAATGTAGCTAAGCTCTGGGGTGAGACAATAAAAGAGTCGATGAATTCAGGATCATCAATCTTTGCAAGAACCTCACTCATTATCCAGTTAGATGCTTTTTTTGGTTGTGCACCATTTGCAACTACAGCTTCATAATATTCTGCAAGTTGTCTTGTAGATGTTAATACTTGAGCATCGTATTCGGGCAATCCATATTGCTGCATAAACCTAGCACGTTTTTCATGCGGCAATTCGGGTAATTCATGTTTTAGTTGTTCAATGTATTCTTTTGAAATTTCAATTGGTGGCAAATCCGGTTCGGGGAAATATCGGTAATCATGTGCTTCTTCTTTTGAGCGCATTGAAAATGTTATATTGCGATCGGCATCCCATAATCGCGTTTCTTGAACTATCCTTTCATTCTGAAGCAACATCTTTTTCTGGCGTTCAATTTCATACTCAAGAGCCAATTTTACTGAACGGAAACTATTTAGATTCTTTATCTCAACTTTCTGCCCAAATGTTGTAGAACCTTTAGGTTTCAAGGAAACGTTTACATCACACCGCAAACTTCCTTCTTCCATATTACAGTCGGAAACTTCTATATATTTAAGTATGGAACGTAAATTTTGAAGATATTGATATGCTTCATCAGGCGAAGAAATATCCGGTTCAGAAACAATTTCAACCAATGGGACACCAGTTCGGTTGAAATCGACGTACGAAATTTTATTATCAGAATCTTCACTATGTATATTTTTTCCAGCATCTTCTTCCATGTGCAGGCGTGTGATACCAATCTTTTTGATGCCTTCCTTAGTTGCTATCTCAATATATCCATCATAACATATTGGCTTGTCATACTGTGAAATTTGGTAAGCTTTAGGAAGGTCAGGATAAAAATAATTTTTGCGGTCAAATTTACTGTATGTAGCTATCTTACAATGCAATGCCAACCCGGCTTGTATAGCTTTTTTTAACACTTCCTTATTTAAAACAGGCAATACACCTGGCAGGCCAAGGCATACCGGGCACACTTGTGTATTTGCTGGTGAACCAAATTGAGTTGAACATGAACAGAATATTTTTGATTTAGTATTTAGCTGAACATGTACTTCTAAGCCAATTACTGCATCAAATTCCATAAAGACACCATCAATGATATATTGTAAAGTATAGCTTTGATTAGCCAGGGTATTGCATATTTGTCAACAAAAAACGGTGGCTCTACTTTTAAATGATTAAAAATTTTAATAAAATTCAAGTTAACAGTTTATTTAACGGATAGTATCGCCATTGAAGTTTTATTAGTAATGAACATGTATAAAAACTATTAACTGATTATTGTATAAAAATATAGTTTTTGGCAATATTTTAATGTGGAACCTTTCTTTTTTTGTCATTGGAAGTTTTTATTCAAGGTGTACGTGCATTTTAGGCATGTTAAATTCTTACTTTAAGAAAATATTTATTGATTTTATTCATTAATTGTTATATACTACCATAATAGTAGTATATAACAATAGCACATTTAAATCATGAAATGTATATATAACATAAAGACAGTAAATTCAATTGTTTTCAATTTTTTGGTTTTAATAATATTTGGTATTCTACCCACCCAGGCTGGATCTGAAACTATAGATTTCATCAAAGCTCAAAATATACTTTTGGTGCATAATATGAAATTAAAGGCAATGCAGCTTCAGGTTGAACAAAGTAAAAAAAAGATATCTATAGAATCATCATTGCCTGATCCCGCAATAAAGCTGGGTATAAACAATGTTCCAGTTGATACACCATCTTTCAATGAATCAGATATGACAAGCAAAGAAATTGGTGTATATCAAATGATTCCTTTATTTGGGAAGTTATCCACAAAAGAACGAATTGCATACCTTGAATATAAAAAAGCTCTGGAGACTTACAGGCTATATCAGGCATATTATCTACATTTAATGCGCTCATATTTTTTTGAAATTGTATATTTTAAAGAATACCTCAAAATTATAGAAGAAACAAAGCAGTATCTTGCTCTGCTGATAGATATTCAGAAATCAAGAAGTACAACAGGGATTTCCTCATTATCGGATATTCTTAAAATAAGTGTCGAATCATCAAAATTGGATGAAGAGATAATAACTGTCAATGCTTCTATTGCTGAAATGCAAAACAATATCGCATATCTTTTAGGAACAGATAGTAACCGTAATATTGAATACAATATAAAAAATATTAATTTTTATCTGGTAAAAATCCAGAACCAAATTGAAAGTGATCAAGTTTTAGCCAATAATCCTGAATTACAGTTACTATCGCTCCAGATTCTAATTGATGAAGAAGGAGTAAAACTAAAACAGAAAGACCTGTACCCAGATGTGGAAGTAGGAATTGCCTATATGCAGCGAGATAAAACTCCACAAGGAACAAGCCGTGATGATATGTTCACTGTTATGGCAACGTTTAACATACCTGCCTGGTTTACCAGTAAAAACATACCTTCTATTCAAGAGATGAAAATAAAAAAAGGAGAATCAGAAGCGTTACATAAGGATAAACAAAATGAATTAACGTTTGCACTTAACACATTATCACAGAATATAAAAAAGTGGGGGCAACTACACCAACTATATTCCAATCAAATCATTCCACAGCTGAATGCCATGCTCCAAGCTGATATTGCCTATTATAGAGCAGGGAATATTGAATTCATGAAGCTTGTAGATACAATACGTATGCGTTTGAACTACAAACTTCAATTGCTGAATACTATCAAAGAATATTGTAAGGCGATTTCTTTTTTGCATTTTATGCAAGGTGATATCTCTGTAATGGATTGGGAAGGTATGCAATGAAACGAGTATTGGTAATACTTTTTGTTGCAATTGTAGTTGCTGCAATAAGTTTTATTGTTTATAACTATCTCCACAATGCTCCTGAAAAAAAAATCACTGAAGTTATGTATACCTGCCCAATGCATCCACAAATAATTATGAATTCTCCGGGGAGTTGTCCTATATGTGGAATGGACCTTGTGCCGGTAAATGCAATCCAAGAAAAAAGTGATCATGCAGATCATGGAATGATACAAGAAAAAGCACCAATTCATCTCACTCAAAATCAAGAAGAAATCCTTGGGATTACATATGAAACTGTTGGGGTAAAAGAAATTGTAAAAGATATCATTACTTCAGCAACTATTGAGCCAAATGAAGAGAATGTATATAAAATTACAGTGCGAGTATCGGGATGGGTTGAAAAGCTGTATATAAATCAGACCGGGCAATATGTTGCAAAGGGTACCCCCTTGTTTTCACTATACAGTCCCGAATTGTATGCTGCGATGGATGAATATGTTGCAATATTGAACACTATTGATGCAAGCCTTGATAACAGCATTAAGGAAGTTATTCTTAATTTGAAACATGCGTCCCAAGAAAAGTTAAAAATATTTGGTTTAACACAGCGTCAAATAGATGAAATTGCAAAATCAAAAAAAGCACCACGTGTTATTCAATTGGTATCACCATATTCAGGATACGTTACTGAAAAAAATGTATATGAAGGTCAGAAAGTTTCATCTGATGAAAACCTTTTTACAATAACAGATCTTACAACTGTCTGGGCTATTGGTGATATCTATCAGCCTGACGTTCCTTATATTACAATTGGTATGCCTGCAGTGTACAGAATTCAATCATGGAACAATAAAGAATACAAAGGGCATGTAGAATTTATATATCCTTTTGTGAACGAAAAAAGCCGCACACTAAAGGTTAGAGTAGTAATTCATAATAACAGACTAGAATTAAAGCCAGGCTTATATGGAGAGCTTGCTTTGCGATTTTCTGTAGGTAAACATATTGCTATACCCCAACAGTCAGTGTTCAGAACAGGTACTCAAAGCTATGTGTTTGTAAAGATGAAAGATGGAACATTAATGCCACATGAAATTATAACAGGCATATTAGGC contains the following coding sequences:
- a CDS encoding efflux RND transporter periplasmic adaptor subunit → MKRVLVILFVAIVVAAISFIVYNYLHNAPEKKITEVMYTCPMHPQIIMNSPGSCPICGMDLVPVNAIQEKSDHADHGMIQEKAPIHLTQNQEEILGITYETVGVKEIVKDIITSATIEPNEENVYKITVRVSGWVEKLYINQTGQYVAKGTPLFSLYSPELYAAMDEYVAILNTIDASLDNSIKEVILNLKHASQEKLKIFGLTQRQIDEIAKSKKAPRVIQLVSPYSGYVTEKNVYEGQKVSSDENLFTITDLTTVWAIGDIYQPDVPYITIGMPAVYRIQSWNNKEYKGHVEFIYPFVNEKSRTLKVRVVIHNNRLELKPGLYGELALRFSVGKHIAIPQQSVFRTGTQSYVFVKMKDGTLMPHEIITGILGNNGYYVVEKGLKKGDVIVSSAMFLIDSESQLKAVFNKVKDGHTH
- a CDS encoding phosphoribosylaminoimidazolesuccinocarboxamide synthase, translating into MEAVTTTKVPGAKKLFSGKVRDVYKVDDEHLIIVSTDRISAFDWVFPNGIPGKGIILNTISNLWFKNIRLINNHIVETDYKNFPKPFCDYPEFFKDRAVLVKKAKRIDFECVARGYIIGSGWKDYQKTGKVCGIELPKGLQLADELPYPIFTPATKADSGHDENITIEEMKKSLSTDIAEKLAQVTLDLYDFAREKLKKVGIILADTKFEFGFSDKEIILIDEVLTPDSSRFWDAALYKPGISPVSLDKQFIRDYLETTTWDKNSPPPPLPDEIIQKTKEKYEEILHRIKQILS
- the fliS gene encoding flagellar export chaperone FliS translates to MALPNRNPYDQYKHTEINTANQGKLIVMLYDGAIKFCNIAIENMHPKTYDIANNNIIKAQDIINELILALNMNEGGDVARNLFNLYIFFKKQLLEANIQKNPEILKNTVKLLKELRDAWDKISTKETPSDRVATASKGSFSIEG
- the gatB gene encoding Asp-tRNA(Asn)/Glu-tRNA(Gln) amidotransferase subunit GatB, which codes for MDGVFMEFDAVIGLEVHVQLNTKSKIFCSCSTQFGSPANTQVCPVCLGLPGVLPVLNKEVLKKAIQAGLALHCKIATYSKFDRKNYFYPDLPKAYQISQYDKPICYDGYIEIATKEGIKKIGITRLHMEEDAGKNIHSEDSDNKISYVDFNRTGVPLVEIVSEPDISSPDEAYQYLQNLRSILKYIEVSDCNMEEGSLRCDVNVSLKPKGSTTFGQKVEIKNLNSFRSVKLALEYEIERQKKMLLQNERIVQETRLWDADRNITFSMRSKEEAHDYRYFPEPDLPPIEISKEYIEQLKHELPELPHEKRARFMQQYGLPEYDAQVLTSTRQLAEYYEAVVANGAQPKKASNWIMSEVLAKIDDPEFIDSFIVSPQSLATLLKRIDDATISGKIAKAVFEEMLETGKNPDTIINEKGLRQVTDTKAIESIIDEVIKNNPKSVEDYRNGKDKALKFLIGQVMKESKGKANPQIVNDILIKKLSS
- a CDS encoding TolC family protein; the protein is MKCIYNIKTVNSIVFNFLVLIIFGILPTQAGSETIDFIKAQNILLVHNMKLKAMQLQVEQSKKKISIESSLPDPAIKLGINNVPVDTPSFNESDMTSKEIGVYQMIPLFGKLSTKERIAYLEYKKALETYRLYQAYYLHLMRSYFFEIVYFKEYLKIIEETKQYLALLIDIQKSRSTTGISSLSDILKISVESSKLDEEIITVNASIAEMQNNIAYLLGTDSNRNIEYNIKNINFYLVKIQNQIESDQVLANNPELQLLSLQILIDEEGVKLKQKDLYPDVEVGIAYMQRDKTPQGTSRDDMFTVMATFNIPAWFTSKNIPSIQEMKIKKGESEALHKDKQNELTFALNTLSQNIKKWGQLHQLYSNQIIPQLNAMLQADIAYYRAGNIEFMKLVDTIRMRLNYKLQLLNTIKEYCKAISFLHFMQGDISVMDWEGMQ
- a CDS encoding long-chain fatty acid--CoA ligase, with the protein product MSKKSISYKDKPWLKFYDKGVPATIDFIDCTLNDYFEEAITKYPNRVAFVSQGYEMTYSELGDAVNRFATCLADFGINKGDRVAIHLPNILHCVAAYYAIIKIGGIVVMHNPLYSPAELEYQFNDSGAKVVVTLDLFGNTIIDLRPKTHVKQIVCVSLRDYLPSSVDPNTVLSAEPKQADNVFKWKDIMSNYPPNPPKVIVTTDDIAQLQYTGGTTGVSKGAMLTHSNLTKQLQQIDAWDTTIHRGDEMTMVGALPFFHVYGLSTVMNLNIYDGFKTILTGRPTPEALMDIIQKYRPQIACLVPTMYIGMLNHPDFEKLDLTCIKRLMSGSAPLPLEVIKAYEEKAGVHINEGYGLTEASPVTHSNPYGTVQKSGSIGIPYPSTEVRIVDLETGEKDMPVGQPGEMIIKGPQIMKGYWNRPDETAKTIRNGWLYTGDIAIMDEDGYFFIVDRKKDMVISGGYNVYPREIDEVLYTHPKVLEACCIGIPHPTRGEQIKAFVVLKEGETATEKEIIDYCATKLAKYKLPTIVEFRTELPKSNVGKILRKVLREEEMQKIK